A window from Symbiopectobacterium purcellii encodes these proteins:
- the sufS gene encoding cysteine desulfurase SufS translates to MNYPIERIRRDFPVLAQQVNGQPLAYLDSAASAQKPQAVIDREVAFYSNEYAAVHRGIHTLSAQATSAMEAVREQVAHYINAASAEEIVFVRGTTEAINLVANSYGSAFIQAGDNILITEMEHHANIVPWQMLAERQGVELRVLPLTAQGTLDLSQLDSLLDTRTRLLAVAQVSNVLGTENPLETLIARARAVGSTVLVDGAQAVMHQRVDVQALDCDFYAFSGHKLYGPSGIGVLYAKHALLNAMPPWEGGGAMIRDVSLTQGTRYADEPWRFEAGSPNTGGIMGLGAALDYVSTIGLDAIHDYETALMHYALDALSTVPDITLYGPAERKGVIAFNLGKHHAYDVGSFLDQYGIAIRTGHHCAMPLMAHYGVPSMCRASLAVYTTREEIDRLVAGLQRIHRLLGG, encoded by the coding sequence ATGAATTATCCGATTGAACGTATTCGCCGCGATTTCCCGGTGCTGGCGCAGCAGGTCAACGGGCAGCCACTGGCCTATCTTGACAGTGCCGCCAGCGCACAGAAACCGCAGGCGGTGATTGACCGGGAAGTGGCGTTTTACAGTAATGAATATGCCGCGGTACACCGTGGCATTCATACGCTAAGCGCACAGGCGACCAGCGCGATGGAAGCCGTGCGTGAACAGGTTGCTCACTATATCAATGCGGCCTCGGCGGAAGAGATCGTCTTCGTGCGTGGTACCACGGAAGCGATCAATCTGGTCGCCAACAGCTACGGCAGTGCTTTTATTCAAGCCGGTGACAATATTTTGATCACCGAAATGGAGCACCATGCCAATATCGTGCCCTGGCAAATGCTGGCGGAACGCCAAGGCGTTGAGCTGCGCGTGCTGCCACTCACGGCGCAAGGCACGCTGGATTTAAGCCAGTTGGATTCGCTGCTGGATACGCGTACCCGCTTGCTGGCCGTGGCTCAGGTCTCTAACGTACTGGGCACGGAAAACCCGCTGGAAACCTTGATTGCGCGGGCGCGGGCAGTTGGCAGCACGGTGCTGGTGGACGGTGCGCAGGCGGTGATGCATCAGCGTGTTGACGTGCAGGCGTTAGACTGTGATTTTTATGCATTTTCCGGCCACAAACTGTACGGCCCCTCCGGTATTGGCGTGCTGTATGCCAAGCATGCGCTGCTCAATGCCATGCCGCCGTGGGAAGGGGGCGGGGCGATGATTCGTGACGTCAGCCTGACGCAGGGCACTCGCTATGCCGATGAGCCGTGGCGTTTTGAAGCAGGATCGCCCAACACGGGCGGGATCATGGGGCTGGGCGCGGCGTTGGATTATGTCTCCACCATTGGGCTGGACGCTATTCACGATTACGAAACGGCGTTGATGCACTACGCGCTGGATGCGCTGAGTACGGTACCGGATATCACTCTCTACGGTCCGGCGGAGCGAAAAGGCGTGATTGCCTTTAACCTCGGCAAGCACCATGCCTATGATGTCGGCAGTTTCCTTGACCAGTACGGTATCGCCATTCGTACCGGCCATCACTGCGCGATGCCATTGATGGCTCATTATGGCGTGCCCAGTATGTGCCGTGCCTCATTAGCGGTTTATACTACCCGCGAAGAAATAGATCGGCTGGTTGCCGGACTTCAGCGTATTCATCGTTTGCTGGGAGGCTGA
- the sufD gene encoding Fe-S cluster assembly protein SufD: MAGLPTNSNTLAEKQAKTLQQWQALFTVSRAADAPSAQHHWQEVMRLGLPGRKHEHWKYTLLDGLLAQQFSAPAAVTLNDDTLTAHALALESWRLVFVDGLFNAALSDAQWGPYQIAVNAPHAAPTDLAAVQPELFLHLTESLAEQHTAIRLPAGCQAEKPLYILHISSGQSASLNMAHQRHHLYVGAGASAEIIEHYVSVDDKAHFTGTRLTVHAAANSQVEHLKLAFEAAASYHFAHNDLVLERDARVRSHSFLLGAGLTRHHTSAQINGEGVNLSINSLILPIGNEVCDTRTYLEHNQGHGESRQLHKAIVSDKARAVFNGMIKVAPGALKTDGQMTNNNLLLGRLAEVDTKPQLEIYADDVKCSHGATVGRIDDEQMFYLRSRGISQQDAQQMIIYAFAAELTEALNDKLQEAVLQRIALRLPNAAGVA, translated from the coding sequence ATGGCTGGCTTACCGACCAACAGTAACACGCTGGCTGAAAAACAGGCCAAAACGCTCCAACAGTGGCAGGCGTTGTTTACTGTGTCACGCGCGGCCGATGCACCCAGTGCGCAACATCACTGGCAGGAAGTGATGCGACTCGGTTTGCCGGGGCGCAAACATGAGCATTGGAAATACACGCTGCTGGATGGGTTGCTGGCGCAGCAGTTCAGCGCGCCAGCAGCCGTGACCCTTAATGACGATACGTTGACGGCACACGCACTGGCGCTGGAAAGTTGGCGCCTGGTGTTTGTTGATGGCCTCTTCAACGCGGCGTTGAGTGATGCGCAGTGGGGGCCTTACCAGATTGCGGTGAACGCGCCCCATGCGGCACCCACCGATCTGGCGGCGGTTCAACCCGAACTGTTTTTGCACCTGACGGAAAGTCTGGCGGAGCAGCACACGGCCATCCGTTTACCGGCCGGATGTCAGGCGGAGAAACCGCTGTATATTCTGCATATCAGCAGTGGACAGTCTGCCAGCCTGAACATGGCACACCAGCGCCACCATCTGTATGTCGGGGCGGGAGCCAGCGCAGAGATTATCGAGCACTACGTCAGTGTGGATGACAAGGCGCATTTCACCGGTACGCGCCTGACGGTGCATGCCGCGGCTAATAGCCAGGTAGAACACCTCAAGCTGGCGTTTGAGGCTGCCGCCAGTTACCACTTCGCCCACAACGATCTGGTATTGGAGCGGGATGCGCGCGTGCGCAGCCACAGCTTCTTGTTGGGTGCCGGATTAACCCGACACCACACCAGCGCACAGATTAACGGTGAAGGCGTCAATCTTTCTATCAATAGCCTGATTTTGCCGATTGGCAATGAAGTGTGCGACACCCGCACCTACCTTGAACATAATCAGGGCCATGGTGAAAGCCGCCAACTGCACAAGGCGATTGTCAGTGACAAAGCCCGGGCGGTGTTTAACGGTATGATCAAGGTCGCGCCGGGGGCATTGAAGACTGACGGACAGATGACCAACAACAACCTGCTGCTGGGGCGTCTGGCAGAAGTGGATACCAAGCCACAGCTTGAGATCTACGCCGATGATGTGAAATGCAGCCACGGTGCTACGGTTGGACGTATTGATGACGAGCAGATGTTCTACCTGCGTTCGCGCGGTATTTCACAGCAGGATGCACAGCAGATGATCATCTATGCGTTTGCCGCGGAATTGACGGAAGCGCTTAACGACAAGCTGCAAGAAGCGGTGTTGCAGCGTATTGCGTTGCGCCTGCCGAACGCGGCAGGAGTGGCCTGA
- the sufC gene encoding Fe-S cluster assembly ATPase SufC yields the protein MLSIKNLHVSVEGKAILNGLNLEVKPGEVHAIMGPNGSGKSTLSATLAGREDYEVNDGTVAFKGKDLLELDPEDRAGEGIFMAFQYPVEIPGVSNQFFLQTAVNAVRKYREQEPLDRFDFADFIEDKIKLLKMPEDLLTRSVNVGFSGGEKKRNDILQMAALEPALCILDETDSGLDIDALKIVANGVNALRNQERAFIIVTHYQRILDYIQPDYVHVLYQGRIVKSGDFSLVKQLEEQGYGWLTDQQ from the coding sequence ATGTTAAGCATTAAGAATTTACACGTTAGCGTTGAAGGTAAGGCCATCCTGAACGGACTTAACCTCGAGGTGAAACCCGGTGAAGTTCACGCCATTATGGGACCTAATGGTTCTGGTAAGAGTACGCTTTCCGCCACGCTCGCAGGCCGTGAAGATTATGAAGTGAACGACGGGACGGTAGCGTTCAAGGGCAAAGACTTGCTGGAGTTAGACCCGGAAGATCGCGCCGGAGAGGGCATCTTTATGGCCTTCCAGTACCCGGTTGAGATCCCCGGTGTCAGTAATCAGTTCTTTCTGCAAACCGCCGTCAATGCCGTGCGTAAATATCGCGAGCAGGAGCCGCTTGACCGGTTCGATTTCGCTGATTTTATTGAAGATAAAATCAAGCTGCTAAAGATGCCGGAAGATTTGTTGACCCGTTCGGTTAACGTGGGTTTTTCCGGCGGTGAGAAAAAACGTAATGACATTCTGCAAATGGCAGCGCTGGAGCCAGCGCTGTGTATTCTGGACGAGACGGACTCCGGGCTGGATATTGATGCGCTGAAAATTGTGGCCAACGGCGTTAACGCGCTGCGTAACCAAGAACGTGCATTTATTATCGTGACGCACTACCAGCGTATTTTGGACTATATCCAACCTGATTATGTGCATGTGCTCTATCAGGGGCGTATCGTCAAATCGGGCGATTTTTCGCTGGTGAAACAGTTGGAGGAGCAAGGCTATGGCTGGCTTACCGACCAACAGTAA
- the sufE gene encoding cysteine desulfuration protein SufE, with amino-acid sequence MASLPEPEKLLRNFSRCNNWEEKYLYIIELGGRLDPLPEQWRQPENLIAGCQSQVWIVMTRDEQGHLVFSGDSDAAIVKGLVAVVFSLYQALTAQQALALDVRPFFAELALSQHLTPSRSQGLEAMLRAIRAKASTLV; translated from the coding sequence ATGGCAAGCTTGCCAGAGCCAGAAAAATTGTTGCGAAATTTTTCGCGTTGCAACAATTGGGAAGAAAAGTATCTGTATATCATTGAACTGGGGGGGCGTTTAGACCCGTTGCCAGAACAGTGGCGTCAACCCGAGAACCTGATTGCTGGATGTCAGAGTCAGGTATGGATAGTGATGACGCGTGATGAGCAGGGCCACCTGGTTTTTAGCGGTGACAGCGATGCGGCTATCGTCAAGGGACTGGTTGCCGTGGTTTTCAGCCTGTATCAAGCATTGACAGCACAGCAAGCACTGGCGCTTGATGTACGGCCTTTCTTTGCGGAACTGGCGCTGAGCCAGCATTTAACGCCCTCGCGCTCACAGGGACTGGAAGCGATGCTGCGCGCCATTCGCGCCAAAGCGTCTACTCTGGTCTGA